The DNA segment tgaaacacagcatTGCTTAAATACAACACTTTTATTAGCTACTTGCAGTCTCAGTCGCtctcacatatttttttctcaataGACAGTCCTTCAAAtctttctcctgtttgttttttttttcccagaaaatAGTGAAAGCAGGGGACAAAGACTTGGACGGACAGTTAGACTTTGAAGAGTTTGTTCATTATCTTAGAGACCATGAGAAGAAACTACGGCTGGTCTTCAAGAGTTTGGACAAGAAGAACGATGGTAAGTAATGTTGTTGTAACTAGTGACTTACTTTTCAAGCCTGATGTGGAGTACTGAGAACAGATTGGACAAACTTTGCTTCCATGAAGTTGCAGAACTCAGGAGAaagctgaagcagcagagccCCAGGTGGGCCCGAGTTTTAGTCCCTGACATGGATCAAGCTCCTTAAAAGAACTCTGGATCTTACAGATCCCATAATGTGATATCTGTCATCTCTGGATTAGACactcatttgtttaaaatttgtTCTCACTAAGATGACTTCATCGGGGCCACTTTGTCAGGCAGCACCCCAGAGACTTTGGTCAAGTCTGCCATGATATAAGCTAAACTGAGCTTTATAAAATCGGGTTTAAGTGGTAATTAATTTCTGTGGTGTAGGCCGGATCGACTCACAAGAAATAATGCAGTCACTGCGTGACCTGGGAGTGAACATCTCTGAGGAACAGGCTGAGAAGATACTCAAAAGGTGAGAATAAAGCTATGATCTACAGTCTCTAATACACCTAATAGATCCACAgatgtgttgtttgtgctgttttgtgagTGTGTCTATTTATGATGTCTCcctcctttttcattttataactTGTCATATACATGTGAACTGGAACAGAGCTATCATAGGAgtagaaatgtaaacaaactggaCCAGTTTTTGTCACACCTTGTTAATGAAGTTAAAGTGGCAGTCTGCAGTTTGTCTTAGACATGCACCTCTTTATGTCAATGTGTTACTTATTCCCATCTTAAATATGACATTCAGGCAAGAGAGGTATGTTTGGGGATATTTTGGCTAGACTGACAGGTGTCTCAGCCTATCACAGAGTGTTTGCTGCTGCTCATCCCTCCTCAGCTCCACCCAGGTTTCCAATTTAGGTTCATTTTGTTATGGCTCAGTGTGAACCTTTTTCTAGTTCCTCTAAcctcctgcctgtctgtctcctcttctctctggcTGGTCTCAGAATAAGGAGGGGTCATATCTGGGCCCCTATCTTGTAGTAAGTAGTAGCTTCTATAGTCTGCTTGGTCACCACTGCTTCGTCTAATTCAGTTACCAActgctttcttctttttgcttTCAAAGGACAAATGCAACAAATAACACATCAGCAAAACACAGCAATTATGTGATAATATGTTAATTCAGTTGTAGCATAGTGTGCTCAAGTAAAGCATCCTGCTACAACACATTGCACTTGAACTCATAAAAGGAAGTCATGAGAATAAATGCCATCATTACTGAGAAGAAACCATGCATGTAAGCAGATAGTTTGTAATGTCTAAAACATTTATAACAGTCTGCATCTGCTGTGTTATCTCCCATCTCCAGTATGGACAAAAATGGTACAATGACGATTGACTGGAATGAGTGGCGGGATTACCACCTCCTGCACCCAGCAGACAACATTCCAGAGATCATCCTATACTGGAAACACTCCACGGTAtacactcttcctctctgctcaaCAGCAAAACAGCAGACATTAAGTCAAATCTTTCCAATGATGAAGGCAGCAAGATAGCATTAAGACACTTAAAGATGCTAGTTGCCTGTGGTTAGAATGTAACACTGGATCataattttactattttttctGCTTGAGAACGTAGCTGCAGAGAGCAGGAACTGAGTTAAGCTTAGAAAAGAGCAGATTCAAGCTCTTTTTTTCAACCAGTTGACAatcaacaacaccacaaaccAAAGACCTAACCCTAGCCCTAAAAATAGTTTGACTGGCACTATTGCCAGCTAGACAGAATAACTAATACTGAGTGATTTTTATCAGCCAGACTACAATAGTTAGTTGGCAGTTTATTCCAACCTCTTCCTTCTACACCAGTATAAATGAAACATGGGAAAATCaagcccaggttcaaaaatacaggaattatcctttaaacgAGACACCATTTGCTCCTAGTAGTATATTTGAGCTGTCGTATTCATATTTTGACATCTCAAACACCACGCGTTTCCTCTGAAAAACTCTCTACAGGGTCCCcaaactgtcagtgtgtcaTGCCAGGGTGAGACCTGTGTTTAAGTAGTGAATGTGATTGACCATGTTTGTCACAACCTCTTACATTCAGGCCTCTGGCACACAAGGCAGACGCATTTGACTGTACTCTGCACCTGAGTAACCAATTCACTGGAATAAGGCCCCAACACTAACAGTTTGTGATGTTCACAGTGTTCCCCTGTCACCAGCTCTGAGTGTGTTCTGAGGATTACAGTGTCACCAGGCTGAAAccctctgtttcctccacagatctttGATGTTGGTGAGAGTTTGATGGTGCCTGATGAgttcacagcagaggagaaacaaacaggaatGTGGTGGCGACACCTAgtggctggaggaggagctggggcAGTGTCTCGAACATGCACAGCACCACTGGACAGGCTCAAAGTACTCATGCAggtaacacacaacacagctcaTGAATGAGGGCATATTTTGACAGCTAACTCTCAGAGAGGTACATTTACATTGTAAATCAACTGAACAGAGGGAAGTGAACTGCTAAACAGAATACATGCTGATTGTTTGTCCTGCCTGCCCAGGTTCACGCCTCCAAGAGAAAACGCATGCATATTACTGGGGGCTTTGCCCAAATGATCCGTGAGGGCGGTGTGAGGTCACTGTGGCGAGGCAATGGCATCAATGTCATCAAAATTGCCCCAGAATCTGCTATTAAGTTCATGGCCTATGAGCAGGTGTGCATTTATACATCTCAGCCTCAAATAAGCCATTTATTTTGGCCATATTTTGTGTTGTTCCTTAACAAAAAAGAATATCCTGTCTATCAGATTAAACGATTAATTGGAAGCAACCAGGAGACACTGGGCATCACAGAGAGACTGGTGGCTGGCTCTCTGGCTGGAGCGATTGCTCAGAGCAGCATCTACCCCATGGAGGTGAGACACCtgtgaacacagagagaatgaaacaaGCAAGacctaactttaaaaaatactcTGGTTATAAAGATTGTATTCATTCTGCTATGTAGCAACTCATGACTAATTGTTTATATGCAGAAATATCCAAGTGGATTCTTTTGTCTTGTGACTGACTGCCCATTTTAACTTTTAGCCTTGAACCCATCATGTGAAACTGTACTGTGACCTCTTATCTGGAGGAAAACAGACCTTCACACGCAGACTCACAGACCTTCAGTTATGCACAAAGTGTGAGCAAGTCATTTATGGAAATGAGGTTCATAACACACAACTTATTTTAATATGAAAGATAATGCACGGCATACATGTTAATCTATGTTTGTTCAAGTATGAAAGATTTTCTATGACTCTTGGACTAGAGGTGGAGGTTACTATCATCTGTCGGAAGGcctgacatcacttcctgtcttctCAGGTCCTGAAGACACGGTTAGCCCTGAGAAAGACGGGTCAGTACTCAGGCATCTTGGATTGTGCCAAACATATCTTCCAGAGGGAGGGTGCGGCTGCTTTTTACAAGGGCTACATCCCCAACATGCTGGGTATCATCCCCTATGCTGGTATCGACCTGGCTGTCTATGAGGTGTGTGTATCATTGCTGTTGAGAGAtaccttctctttttttaaaatcattttttagcTCAGCTTTTTTAACtcctttgttctcctctgtcAGACTCTGAAGAATTCATGGCTGCAGCGCTTTGCCACAGACAGTGCTGATCCAGGAGTGTTTGTGCTCCTGGCCTGTGGCACCACTTCCAGCACATGTGGTCAGCTGGCCAGTTACCCACTTGCCTTGGTCAGAACTCGAATGCAGGCACAAGGTGAGTCCCTACAGAACTCTGCTACACTGTACAGCTACCATCTAATAGAGTGATATAAAGAAATAATTGAGTTTCAGGAACACCCCAACTGATTGATTACCTGTGAGTTTACTAGATGGTTTGATTGAGGTGATTGGGTCTCATGTAAGAACATTTTGTGAGGCTTGCTCCAAGTAAGATTCAGCAAATCcctgaaactgtaaaaacctGCTGAAACCCCTTGTTTCCACCAAATGAAACAGGTTGAAATCAGATTTTTGTCAGTCGAATCAATTCTGCCTTTCAGTACAAAGGTTTGACGAACCCTTCTTGTTTTTCATACGGACATGAAGTTGGCATATGTgatagctcagttatgaaatcctaaCTCTCCAAAGAGTGTTTCTCCTGCCAAGCAGTTAACAGAGTTTTATTTCGGCATAACACACAAAGCGTATCGGAACAACCAACAAAAATGAGTCATACTGCCCTGCCTCATACTGTCCGCTGTCGCTCTGACCTTCATTCCCATGTCTCTACTTCCATCACCATTAGTTTagtggtttggtcattttaagacccATTTAAGTGTGGAGCCAGTCACACTGTTGCTCCAgcattattttgtgtgtgaactgtgaggcagaaTGAGTCATCAATTCACCTTTTGTTAGTTGAATCAGGGTCTGGATGTATCAACTCATCAACttttagggggcagccctaaTTATTACCATAAACAAAACTCTTTAACAGTTATACAAGGCTTGGTCTTTTCCTACAATTGGTTAAGTTTCATTAACAAAAATATCAGCACTTGTAAGTTTGATTCCTACCCggagagggtgtgtgtgggggttaATCTCTGATGACTGAGTCCTCCCTTTGTCTTTTGCAGCTACTCTGGAGGGAGGACCTCAGATGAACATGACGGGCCTTTTCAGACACATCATTAGGACTGAAGGGGCCATGGGACTCTACCGAGGCTTGGCACCCAATTTCATGAAGGTCATTCCATCTGTCAGCATCAGCTATGTGGTATATGAGTACCTTAAGATCACCCTGGGGGTACAGTCAAAGTGAGGAGCGGGGCAGACAGAAGAAATGCCAATggttttttgcttttctgttg comes from the Lates calcarifer isolate ASB-BC8 linkage group LG9, TLL_Latcal_v3, whole genome shotgun sequence genome and includes:
- the slc25a25b gene encoding calcium-binding mitochondrial carrier protein SCaMC-2-B isoform X2, whose translation is MHQQGSLMPPLLGDVFCQCRSAETHPGVDPGRGGGHVEDPSLVSPSKPVTRQPMASDWHADPGKSALPCDICGGPEQEHRLKVLFQVLDVNGDGGICVNDLTVGLKKLGVYRTEHELMKIVKAGDKDLDGQLDFEEFVHYLRDHEKKLRLVFKSLDKKNDGRIDSQEIMQSLRDLGVNISEEQAEKILKSMDKNGTMTIDWNEWRDYHLLHPADNIPEIILYWKHSTIFDVGESLMVPDEFTAEEKQTGMWWRHLVAGGGAGAVSRTCTAPLDRLKVLMQVHASKRKRMHITGGFAQMIREGGVRSLWRGNGINVIKIAPESAIKFMAYEQIKRLIGSNQETLGITERLVAGSLAGAIAQSSIYPMEVLKTRLALRKTGQYSGILDCAKHIFQREGAAAFYKGYIPNMLGIIPYAGIDLAVYETLKNSWLQRFATDSADPGVFVLLACGTTSSTCGQLASYPLALVRTRMQAQATLEGGPQMNMTGLFRHIIRTEGAMGLYRGLAPNFMKVIPSVSISYVVYEYLKITLGVQSK
- the slc25a25b gene encoding calcium-binding mitochondrial carrier protein SCaMC-2-B isoform X1, whose amino-acid sequence is MHQQGSLMPPLLGDVFCQCRSAETHPGVDPGRGGGHVEDPSLVSPSKPVTRQPMASDWHADPGKSALPCDICGGPEQEHRLKVLFQVLDVNGDGGICVNDLTVGLKKLGVYRTEHELMKIVKAGDKDLDGQLDFEEFVHYLRDHEKKLRLVFKSLDKKNDGRIDSQEIMQSLRDLGVNISEEQAEKILKRIRRGHIWAPILYMDKNGTMTIDWNEWRDYHLLHPADNIPEIILYWKHSTIFDVGESLMVPDEFTAEEKQTGMWWRHLVAGGGAGAVSRTCTAPLDRLKVLMQVHASKRKRMHITGGFAQMIREGGVRSLWRGNGINVIKIAPESAIKFMAYEQIKRLIGSNQETLGITERLVAGSLAGAIAQSSIYPMEVLKTRLALRKTGQYSGILDCAKHIFQREGAAAFYKGYIPNMLGIIPYAGIDLAVYETLKNSWLQRFATDSADPGVFVLLACGTTSSTCGQLASYPLALVRTRMQAQATLEGGPQMNMTGLFRHIIRTEGAMGLYRGLAPNFMKVIPSVSISYVVYEYLKITLGVQSK